A region from the Lentimonas sp. CC4 genome encodes:
- the tsaE gene encoding tRNA (adenosine(37)-N6)-threonylcarbamoyltransferase complex ATPase subunit type 1 TsaE → MSSADTDLLQQLRKGIVTTSAEETEQIARAFAALVPENHVLALHGDLGAGKTTFIRGLARAWEIVEPVTSPTFNLYTLYKGSRQLVHLDAYRLGSGSDLDALMIDDFLAPPWCLAVEWPERIADSLPDDAWHLHLDIDVNTAHRIRLD, encoded by the coding sequence ATGAGCAGCGCAGACACAGATCTACTTCAACAATTACGCAAGGGTATCGTCACCACTTCAGCCGAAGAGACCGAACAAATCGCACGCGCCTTTGCCGCACTGGTTCCTGAAAACCATGTGCTCGCCCTGCATGGTGACCTTGGCGCCGGTAAAACTACATTCATCCGCGGATTAGCCCGCGCTTGGGAGATCGTAGAGCCAGTCACCAGTCCGACTTTCAACCTCTATACGCTCTACAAAGGCAGCCGCCAACTGGTGCACCTCGACGCGTATCGCCTCGGTTCAGGCTCCGATCTCGATGCGCTCATGATCGACGATTTCTTAGCGCCACCATGGTGCCTTGCAGTGGAGTGGCCCGAACGCATCGCTGACAGTTTACCCGATGATGCCTGGCACCTCCACCTTGATATCGACGTGAATACTGCACACCGCATACGCCTAGATTAA